Proteins encoded in a region of the Schaalia hyovaginalis genome:
- the dcd gene encoding dCTP deaminase — protein MLLSDRDIRAGLDSGRIRLDPLDRDLIQPASIDVRLDRLFRLFDNHRYSVIDPSADQSELTHQVDVGPDEPFVLHPGEFVLGATYEMVTLGDDIAARLEGKSSLGRLGLLTHSTAGFIDPGFSGHVTLELSNTATMPILLYPGMKVGQLCFFDLSSPAERPYGSRALGSHYQGQRGPTPSRTHLRFSRIRIER, from the coding sequence ATGCTGCTCTCCGATCGTGACATCCGAGCCGGGCTCGACTCCGGCCGGATCCGGCTCGACCCGCTCGACCGGGATCTCATCCAGCCCGCGAGCATCGACGTCCGTCTCGACAGGCTCTTCCGCCTCTTCGACAACCACCGCTACTCGGTGATCGACCCCTCGGCCGACCAGTCCGAGCTCACGCACCAGGTGGATGTCGGTCCGGACGAGCCCTTCGTCCTCCATCCGGGCGAGTTCGTCCTGGGCGCCACCTACGAGATGGTGACCCTCGGGGATGACATCGCCGCACGCCTCGAAGGCAAGTCCTCGCTCGGGCGACTCGGCCTGCTCACGCACTCGACGGCGGGCTTCATCGACCCCGGCTTCTCCGGGCACGTCACCCTCGAACTCTCGAACACGGCGACGATGCCGATCCTCCTCTACCCGGGGATGAAGGTCGGGCAGCTCTGCTTCTTCGACCTCTCCTCGCCCGCGGAGCGCCCCTACGGCTCCCGGGCCCTCGGATCCCACTACCAGGGGCAGCGCGGACCGACCCCCTCGCGCACCCATCTGCGCTTCTCCAGGATCAGAATCGAACGCTGA
- a CDS encoding A/G-specific adenine glycosylase encodes MRAEGVSPWGTLVGEVMSQQTPMPRVQPFWRRWMELWPTPQDLAAASPAEVLVEWGALGYPSRALRLRECAIAIAGRPGGRVPADYEELCSLPGIGPYTASALVSFQFHGRIAVLDTNIRRVLLRVFAGEERPASSSPSKAERALADSLLPEDGAECAQWNVAVMEFGALVCTQKSPSCADCPIAEHCAWTRAGRPASASKLRTQAWKGTDRQARGRVLALLRERHALGDPSRTAITRARALEAARLPDADPEQAPRILDALLTDGLVVVGEDSLIRLPGA; translated from the coding sequence ATGCGGGCCGAGGGCGTGAGCCCCTGGGGGACGCTGGTGGGCGAGGTGATGAGCCAGCAGACCCCGATGCCGCGCGTCCAGCCCTTCTGGCGGCGCTGGATGGAGCTGTGGCCGACTCCGCAGGACCTCGCCGCCGCGAGCCCCGCCGAGGTCCTCGTCGAGTGGGGCGCGCTCGGCTATCCGTCTCGGGCGCTGCGGCTGCGCGAATGCGCGATCGCGATCGCGGGCCGGCCCGGCGGACGGGTGCCCGCCGACTACGAGGAGCTCTGCTCGCTTCCGGGCATCGGGCCGTACACGGCCTCAGCACTCGTCTCCTTCCAGTTCCACGGCCGCATCGCCGTGCTCGATACGAACATCCGCAGGGTCCTCCTGCGCGTCTTCGCCGGCGAGGAGCGCCCCGCGTCCTCGTCGCCGTCGAAGGCGGAGCGGGCTCTGGCCGATTCGCTCCTCCCCGAGGACGGCGCCGAATGCGCGCAGTGGAACGTCGCGGTCATGGAGTTCGGCGCCCTCGTCTGCACCCAGAAGAGTCCGTCCTGCGCGGACTGCCCGATCGCGGAGCATTGCGCATGGACGAGGGCGGGGCGGCCGGCTTCGGCCTCGAAGCTTCGGACGCAGGCGTGGAAGGGGACCGACCGTCAGGCCAGGGGCCGCGTCCTCGCCCTCCTGCGCGAGCGCCACGCCCTCGGCGATCCCTCCCGCACGGCAATCACGCGAGCGCGAGCCCTGGAGGCGGCGCGACTGCCGGACGCGGATCCCGAGCAGGCGCCGCGCATCCTCGACGCCCTCCTCACTGACGGACTCGTCGTCGTGGGCGAGGACTCGCTGATCCGCCTGCCCGGCGCGTAG
- a CDS encoding ABC transporter permease, protein MNAITSIVSSLVEAWGEVKVAKSRVILSLVGVVAAVAALSTVIALGELTVQANKEMVEAGNGRAVTLRINAYQSGGEEGSTAGDGLDPSASSRAPGAGSEASATGGDQGLDAQGLPPDRMGDAMTTVAERFDIPYWSRSESSSIEIEELAQIEQTGSFRGRPAIIRDPMLVERSAQIKAVDPAYATIFRLEPAQGRWIAPGDADLRVVPVVINSVLWDYLGQSPIEDPIVLHSKDGSVSFRVVGVIKAKTPWASPEFYVDYTAWRYTKVATYSVGSQSGPFSNGSVMGSGSGQTEMIVWVGPDKVEQAREALPKALASVLGKGWKGEVYGGDDWDGGESEFGGIRKIIMVTGGIVILLGAMGLLNVAIVTVRQRIREIGIRRAMGASAKRVFFSVFMESVVATFVAGVIGVGIAIVVVRMLPMETLGLFLQDRPAFPMKAAVDGVGIATGIGALCGIIPAVAAVKVKPIDAIRY, encoded by the coding sequence ATGAACGCGATCACGAGCATCGTGTCCTCCCTGGTCGAAGCCTGGGGCGAGGTGAAGGTCGCGAAGTCCCGCGTCATCCTCTCCCTCGTCGGCGTGGTCGCGGCCGTCGCGGCCCTGTCGACGGTGATCGCCCTGGGCGAGCTCACCGTCCAGGCGAACAAGGAGATGGTGGAGGCCGGCAACGGGCGCGCCGTCACGCTCCGCATCAACGCCTACCAGTCGGGGGGAGAGGAAGGATCGACTGCCGGGGACGGCCTCGACCCCAGCGCATCGAGCCGGGCTCCCGGGGCCGGGTCGGAGGCTTCGGCGACGGGCGGCGACCAGGGGCTCGACGCCCAGGGGCTGCCCCCCGATCGGATGGGCGACGCCATGACCACCGTCGCCGAGCGCTTCGACATCCCGTATTGGTCGCGATCCGAATCCTCGTCCATCGAGATCGAAGAACTCGCGCAGATCGAGCAGACCGGGAGCTTCAGGGGAAGGCCCGCGATCATCCGCGATCCCATGCTGGTCGAGCGCAGCGCCCAGATCAAGGCCGTCGATCCCGCGTACGCGACGATTTTCAGGCTCGAACCCGCGCAGGGCCGCTGGATCGCCCCGGGGGACGCCGACCTCAGGGTCGTTCCCGTCGTCATCAACTCCGTGCTCTGGGACTACCTCGGCCAATCACCGATCGAAGACCCGATCGTGCTGCACTCGAAGGACGGGAGCGTGTCCTTCCGGGTCGTGGGCGTCATCAAGGCGAAGACTCCGTGGGCCTCCCCGGAGTTCTACGTCGACTACACCGCCTGGCGCTACACGAAGGTCGCGACCTATTCCGTCGGCTCCCAGTCCGGCCCCTTCTCGAACGGGTCCGTGATGGGATCGGGCTCCGGGCAGACCGAGATGATCGTGTGGGTCGGGCCCGACAAGGTCGAACAGGCCCGGGAAGCCCTGCCGAAGGCCCTCGCCTCGGTCCTCGGGAAGGGCTGGAAGGGCGAGGTCTACGGAGGCGACGACTGGGACGGCGGCGAATCCGAATTCGGCGGGATCCGGAAGATCATCATGGTGACCGGCGGGATCGTGATCCTCCTGGGCGCCATGGGCCTGCTGAACGTCGCGATTGTCACCGTCCGCCAGCGGATCCGGGAGATCGGGATCCGCCGCGCGATGGGGGCCTCGGCGAAGAGGGTCTTCTTCTCGGTCTTCATGGAGTCGGTCGTCGCGACTTTCGTCGCGGGCGTCATCGGCGTGGGGATCGCGATCGTCGTCGTCCGCATGCTGCCGATGGAGACCCTGGGGCTCTTCCTTCAAGATCGCCCGGCATTCCCCATGAAAGCGGCGGTCGACGGCGTGGGGATCGCGACGGGGATCGGCGCCCTGTGCGGCATCATCCCGGCCGTCGCAGCCGTGAAAGTCAAACCCATCGACGCGATCCGCTACTGA
- a CDS encoding ABC transporter ATP-binding protein: MALIHLQGVTRTVELPDGSDLRILRGVDLEVDPGDHISIVGRSGTGKSTMLNIIGLLDLPNEGAYTIKGQDVKSLGEGRRSRLRGDTFGFVFQQFNIFNTRTALENVEVPMLYTSGAPFWKRRGLAADMLERVGLGDRLDSYPTEMSGGEQQRIAIARALVRRPSVILADEPTGALDPETGSSVMTLLETVASENDAALIVITHDLNVAARAHRVLSLSEGVLHEVADPRAHLTPDADAAPDAEGEEVIA, from the coding sequence ATGGCGCTCATCCATCTTCAGGGGGTGACCCGAACGGTCGAGCTCCCCGACGGCTCGGATCTGCGGATCCTGCGCGGCGTGGATCTCGAGGTCGACCCGGGCGACCACATCTCCATCGTCGGGCGCTCCGGAACCGGCAAGTCGACCATGCTCAACATCATCGGGCTCCTCGACCTGCCCAACGAGGGCGCCTACACGATCAAGGGGCAGGACGTGAAGTCCCTGGGCGAAGGACGGCGCTCGCGCCTGCGCGGCGACACCTTCGGCTTCGTGTTCCAGCAGTTCAACATCTTCAACACCCGGACCGCCCTCGAGAACGTGGAAGTGCCGATGCTCTACACCTCGGGCGCGCCCTTCTGGAAGCGCAGGGGACTCGCGGCGGACATGCTCGAGCGCGTCGGCCTCGGCGATCGACTCGACTCCTACCCGACTGAGATGTCGGGCGGCGAGCAGCAGCGCATCGCCATCGCGCGCGCCCTCGTGCGCAGGCCGAGCGTCATCCTCGCCGACGAACCGACCGGGGCGCTCGACCCGGAGACGGGGAGCTCCGTCATGACCCTGCTGGAGACCGTCGCCTCCGAGAACGACGCGGCCCTCATCGTCATCACCCACGACCTCAACGTGGCGGCGCGGGCCCACCGGGTCCTCTCGCTGTCCGAGGGGGTCCTCCACGAGGTCGCCGATCCGCGCGCCCACCTCACCCCCGACGCCGACGCCGCACCCGACGCCGAGGGCGAGGAGGTGATCGCATGA
- a CDS encoding efflux RND transporter periplasmic adaptor subunit, producing the protein MATSPRAGRILAIVKTVILAVIAIALVKFAFFPAVNNADEGQSLNPGGDYGQMTILPTVSDITNTVSAKGTIEADPATTVKSTGEGVVTFIAAADGSAIETGAPILEVRKEIASEPVVSTDAEGNATTAPAAPTYQYTTVFATASGTLRLNALLGQQFAIGDAIATIQPPSYSAFATLNADQLYRIQNAPEQATITITNGPAPFTCTGLRIETPKASANTQASPAAPSSGDAANSGGIRAVCPIPADQKVFPGLQVTMDVVAGSATGVLTLPISAVEGRFESGFVYVPNPDGGKPTKKPVKLGLTDGKIVEVKEGLTESDEVLEFIPSSGSEEKGSDSTDMGGAVAVMEGAA; encoded by the coding sequence ATGGCCACTTCCCCGCGTGCGGGTCGGATCCTCGCGATCGTCAAGACGGTGATCCTCGCGGTCATCGCGATCGCCCTCGTGAAATTCGCCTTCTTCCCGGCCGTCAACAACGCCGACGAGGGCCAGTCCCTCAACCCGGGCGGCGACTACGGCCAGATGACGATCCTGCCGACCGTCTCCGACATCACGAACACCGTGAGCGCGAAGGGCACCATCGAAGCCGATCCGGCGACGACCGTGAAGTCGACGGGCGAGGGCGTCGTCACCTTCATCGCCGCCGCCGATGGGAGCGCGATCGAAACGGGTGCGCCGATCCTCGAAGTCCGCAAGGAGATCGCCTCCGAACCGGTGGTGTCGACCGACGCGGAGGGCAATGCGACGACGGCCCCCGCGGCGCCGACCTACCAGTACACGACCGTGTTCGCGACGGCCTCGGGAACGCTGCGCCTCAACGCCCTGCTCGGTCAGCAGTTCGCGATCGGGGATGCGATCGCGACGATTCAGCCCCCGAGCTATTCCGCCTTCGCCACCCTCAACGCCGACCAGCTCTACCGCATTCAGAACGCCCCCGAGCAGGCGACGATCACGATCACGAACGGACCCGCGCCCTTCACCTGCACGGGGCTGAGGATCGAGACGCCGAAGGCCTCCGCGAACACCCAGGCCTCACCCGCCGCCCCCTCCTCCGGCGACGCCGCGAATTCCGGCGGCATCCGCGCGGTCTGCCCGATCCCCGCCGACCAGAAGGTGTTCCCGGGCCTTCAGGTCACGATGGACGTCGTGGCCGGATCGGCGACGGGCGTCCTCACCCTGCCGATCAGCGCGGTTGAGGGCCGCTTCGAATCCGGTTTCGTCTACGTCCCGAACCCGGACGGGGGCAAGCCGACGAAGAAGCCCGTGAAGCTGGGACTCACCGACGGGAAGATCGTCGAGGTCAAGGAGGGCCTGACCGAGAGCGACGAGGTTCTCGAATTCATCCCGAGCTCCGGCTCCGAGGAGAAGGGGTCCGACTCGACGGACATGGGCGGCGCAGTGGCAGTGATGGAAGGGGCCGCCTGA